A region of Chitinophaga horti DNA encodes the following proteins:
- a CDS encoding TraB/GumN family protein, with translation MMNLRSSLTVLFCCLHCVVCSAQSKAKPTSAPSPKYQGLLWEISGNGLKKPSYLFGTMHVSSKLAFNLSDSFYYCIRNADIVALETNPEELQEDFSKSTRLKAGVAGMFGRMQPGTPDKYAFTISGYGDAIRAAFGYKPEMINHLLYRSYASREDYEEDTFLDMYIYQVGKRYGKRATGVENFQESEKLMMEAYRDAAKERRTKKNVTRSNEVNDGMASLTDAYRRGDLDMLDSLANNTNDSPAFLEKFMYRRNEIMVHSIDSISHKESIFAGVGAAHLPGDRGVINLLRKKGYKVRPIAVTGRDHEQKDQVEKMTAPVVFQSYTSDDKLIQLDIPGKLYNFTGISLLNQLQYADLANGAYYLVSRVKTNALALGHKEEDVLKKVDSLLYENIPGKIISKETIQNNGYTGYNIVNRTRRGDLQRYQLFVTPFEVLVFKISGNKDYVDGEEAKRFFSSIKLTPLPATNWSGYTNPAALFSIQFPHTPHAGDNTPRRSIAKRSEYEAFDKQTGNSYMVTLRNARNTANLEEDTTDISFAEESLQLSDFVKQQVSRKFITYRGYPCLEVINQNNDQTYTRTRIVLQGIHYYVLSARYKKDKSQTDRFFDSFIPGQPQYTTYQQHQDTTLYFHVKTAVKSEDDDLSELIGMEMEDNGNNEFTGYRRMTKAFTSDSTGEEVIVTLRRFGKYYSVKDSAAYWNTLADEFSNDGDMVITQRKHERLPGWESLLLTMRDTNSSRMILKKAILKNSAIYTITALTDTLTGASGFIRTFFDTFAPADTTFGQSIYTSKASLLFKDFYSTDSTTRKHARNLYGSVIYENKHADTLMAMINRWKSSEKNYLDTKTGLIDELGILKQENIVPYLRNAYERANDTASLQQAILRGLLRQQTPAAYATFKELILKEIPIFTNESSIYSLTRTMLDTMALSSTLFPDLLQMTALADYKAPVYGLLATLVDSGRIQPNVYESYIGQIAFEGRIVLQKAMIAEQANNADGEDEDDPVLRRNIRTYYVNDELNDYAVLLLPYRERNKNAARFFEKYESFKNPAEQIALARLYLRNNQPVKDSVLKSIAKQDKYRAKLWSALSSINRLDRFPKGEAKQEDMARSLLHGLQQYNTRYDTIALVSRQVTTYKFQKQAVYFFKYRQKDDTNWYIAIAGPQPENAATNSVDTRLAVLSGIPIKDDQPVLGQFYKVLKSVKYRKRAQYNDDFSDMAAIDYED, from the coding sequence ATGATGAATCTGAGAAGTAGCCTGACCGTCCTGTTCTGTTGCCTGCATTGTGTGGTATGTTCTGCGCAGTCCAAAGCAAAACCAACCTCCGCCCCCAGCCCCAAATACCAGGGATTGTTATGGGAGATCAGCGGTAATGGGCTAAAGAAGCCTTCGTACCTTTTTGGTACCATGCACGTGAGTTCCAAACTTGCTTTTAACCTCAGCGACTCCTTTTACTATTGCATCCGCAACGCCGATATCGTAGCCCTGGAAACCAATCCGGAAGAGCTGCAGGAAGACTTTTCCAAATCGACCCGTCTGAAAGCCGGTGTGGCTGGCATGTTCGGCCGCATGCAACCAGGTACGCCGGACAAATACGCGTTCACCATATCCGGTTATGGCGATGCGATACGGGCGGCTTTCGGGTACAAGCCTGAAATGATCAACCACCTGTTGTACCGTAGTTACGCATCCCGCGAGGATTATGAAGAAGACACCTTCCTGGACATGTACATTTACCAGGTAGGCAAACGATATGGTAAACGCGCCACTGGCGTGGAGAACTTCCAGGAGTCGGAAAAACTGATGATGGAAGCTTACCGCGACGCCGCTAAAGAGCGACGCACCAAAAAGAACGTGACCCGCAGCAACGAAGTAAACGATGGTATGGCCAGCTTAACCGATGCCTACCGCCGTGGTGACCTCGACATGCTGGACTCGCTCGCCAACAATACCAACGACTCCCCCGCCTTCCTGGAAAAATTCATGTACAGGCGTAACGAGATCATGGTGCACTCCATTGATTCCATCTCTCATAAGGAAAGCATTTTCGCCGGTGTGGGCGCAGCGCATCTGCCCGGAGACAGGGGCGTTATCAATCTTTTAAGAAAGAAAGGTTACAAAGTACGCCCGATCGCCGTTACCGGCCGCGATCATGAACAAAAGGACCAGGTGGAAAAAATGACCGCCCCCGTGGTGTTTCAGTCCTATACGTCTGACGACAAACTCATCCAGCTGGACATACCTGGTAAGCTGTATAACTTCACGGGCATTTCTTTACTGAACCAGCTGCAATATGCCGACCTGGCCAATGGCGCCTACTACCTGGTGAGCCGCGTAAAAACCAATGCGCTGGCGCTGGGGCATAAGGAAGAGGATGTGTTGAAGAAAGTAGACAGCCTCCTGTACGAAAACATCCCCGGTAAAATTATTTCTAAAGAAACGATACAGAACAATGGATATACCGGCTACAATATCGTAAACCGTACCCGTCGCGGCGACCTGCAACGTTACCAGTTGTTCGTAACGCCTTTTGAAGTGCTCGTGTTTAAGATCAGTGGTAACAAAGATTATGTGGATGGCGAAGAGGCAAAACGTTTCTTTTCCTCCATCAAGCTTACGCCCCTGCCGGCTACCAACTGGAGCGGCTACACCAATCCGGCCGCGCTGTTCAGCATCCAGTTCCCGCACACACCGCATGCTGGCGATAACACGCCCCGCCGAAGCATTGCCAAACGTAGCGAGTACGAGGCGTTCGACAAACAAACAGGCAACAGCTACATGGTTACCCTGCGCAATGCCCGTAACACCGCGAACCTGGAAGAAGACACCACCGACATCAGCTTTGCAGAAGAAAGCCTGCAATTGTCCGACTTCGTGAAGCAGCAGGTAAGCCGGAAGTTTATAACTTACAGGGGATATCCCTGCCTGGAAGTGATCAACCAAAATAATGACCAAACGTATACGCGCACACGTATTGTGCTGCAGGGGATTCATTACTATGTATTAAGCGCCCGGTATAAGAAAGACAAAAGCCAGACCGACCGCTTTTTCGATTCTTTTATTCCCGGCCAGCCGCAGTATACGACGTACCAGCAGCACCAGGACACGACGCTCTATTTCCATGTTAAAACCGCCGTTAAATCCGAAGACGATGACCTGTCGGAACTAATAGGCATGGAGATGGAAGACAATGGCAACAATGAGTTTACCGGGTACCGGAGAATGACCAAAGCGTTTACCTCCGACAGCACCGGTGAAGAAGTAATTGTAACGCTGAGACGTTTTGGTAAATATTATAGTGTGAAAGACAGTGCTGCTTACTGGAATACACTGGCCGACGAATTTAGCAATGACGGCGACATGGTGATTACCCAACGCAAACACGAACGCCTGCCTGGCTGGGAAAGCCTGTTACTGACCATGCGCGACACCAACAGCTCGCGCATGATCCTGAAAAAAGCGATATTGAAGAACAGTGCCATTTATACTATTACTGCTTTGACAGATACGCTGACTGGTGCATCGGGCTTCATTCGCACCTTCTTCGACACCTTTGCTCCGGCAGATACAACCTTCGGGCAATCCATCTATACGAGCAAAGCTTCGTTGCTGTTCAAAGACTTTTACAGTACGGACAGTACTACCCGCAAACATGCGCGAAACCTGTACGGCAGCGTCATCTACGAAAACAAACATGCCGATACACTGATGGCGATGATCAACCGCTGGAAATCTTCAGAAAAGAATTATCTGGATACGAAAACAGGGTTGATAGATGAACTGGGCATCCTGAAACAGGAGAACATTGTGCCCTACCTGCGCAACGCTTACGAACGGGCTAACGATACCGCCAGCCTGCAACAGGCCATCCTGCGCGGATTACTGCGCCAGCAAACGCCTGCCGCTTACGCCACCTTCAAAGAACTGATCCTGAAAGAGATCCCGATCTTCACTAATGAATCATCTATCTACAGCCTTACCCGCACCATGCTGGATACGATGGCACTCTCCTCTACCTTGTTCCCCGACCTGCTGCAGATGACGGCACTGGCGGATTACAAAGCGCCTGTGTATGGCCTGCTGGCTACGTTGGTGGACAGTGGACGCATCCAACCCAATGTATATGAATCTTACATCGGCCAGATTGCCTTTGAAGGCCGCATTGTACTGCAAAAGGCTATGATTGCCGAGCAGGCGAATAATGCCGACGGAGAAGATGAAGACGACCCGGTGTTACGCCGCAACATACGTACATACTATGTAAACGACGAATTAAACGATTATGCTGTATTGCTGTTGCCGTACCGCGAGCGTAATAAGAACGCCGCCCGTTTCTTTGAGAAATACGAAAGCTTCAAAAATCCGGCGGAACAGATCGCGCTTGCCCGCCTGTACCTGCGTAACAACCAGCCTGTAAAGGACAGTGTACTGAAAAGTATTGCCAAACAGGACAAATACCGCGCGAAGTTATGGAGCGCCTTATCCTCCATCAACCGGCTGGACAGGTTCCCTAAAGGGGAAGCAAAGCAGGAAGATATGGCCCGCAGCCTGTTACACGGCCTGCAGCAATACAACACCCGCTACGACACCATTGCCCTGGTATCGCGCCAGGTGACGACCTATAAGTTTCAGAAACAGGCCGTATACTTCTTCAAATACCGCCAGAAAGACGATACCAACTGGTACATCGCGATTGCCGGTCCGCAGCCGGAAAATGCGGCAACTAACTCCGTGGACACCAGGCTTGCTGTGCTGTCGGGCATCCCGATCAAGGACGATCAGCCTGTATTGGGACAATTCTACAAAGTATTAAAAAGCGTGAAATACCGTAAACGCGCGCAGTACAACGACGACTTCAGTGATATGGCCGCCATCGATTACGAGGATTAG
- the glmS gene encoding glutamine--fructose-6-phosphate transaminase (isomerizing), whose amino-acid sequence MCGIVAYVGQREAYPVVLKGLKRLEYRGYDSAGVALINDGSLKVYKKQGKVAELEDFVTGKNLSSQIAIGHTRWATHGEPCDRNAHPHLSGDGKLAMVHNGIIENYAQLKQELLKKGHTFTSDTDTEVLMHFIEEIKHSNQCGTEEAMRIALKRVVGAYVILIVDQDNPGTLLAARKGSPLVIGVGKGEHFLASDASPIVEYTKEVVYVNDYEIAILRADELILKNISNEVQTPYIQKLDIELAAIEKGGYDHFMLKEIFEQPQTIFDSLRGRLDAKQGTLTLGGIRGEYEDMLKNAKRIIMVACGTSWHAGLIAEYVIEELCRIPVEVEYASEFRYRNPVIGEGDVIIAISQSGETADTLVAIEAAKKKGAIILGVCNVVGSSIARLSHAGAYTHAGPEIGVASTKAFTAQLAVLNMIALKIAKDRGTITDQRYQYLLNELDAISDKVATALKLSDSIAAIAAKYKDARDFLYLGRGYNFPVALEGALKLKEISYIHAEGYPAAEMKHGPIALVDEHLPVVFVATKDSYYEKIVSNIQEIKARKGKVIAVVTEGDETIRGLADDVIVVPEADELVAPILSVIPMQLLAYHVGVQKGYDVDKPRNLAKSVTVE is encoded by the coding sequence ATGTGTGGAATCGTTGCCTATGTCGGTCAACGGGAGGCCTATCCCGTTGTATTAAAAGGATTAAAAAGGCTGGAATACCGCGGTTATGACAGTGCCGGCGTGGCGCTTATCAACGACGGGTCGCTCAAAGTGTACAAGAAACAGGGCAAAGTAGCCGAACTGGAAGACTTTGTAACCGGTAAAAACCTGAGCAGCCAGATTGCCATCGGGCATACCCGCTGGGCCACCCACGGTGAACCCTGCGACCGCAATGCACACCCTCACTTGTCCGGCGACGGCAAGCTGGCCATGGTGCACAATGGTATCATTGAAAACTACGCCCAGCTGAAGCAGGAACTGCTGAAAAAAGGGCATACGTTCACCAGCGACACCGATACCGAAGTGCTGATGCACTTTATCGAGGAGATCAAACACTCCAACCAATGCGGCACTGAAGAAGCAATGCGTATTGCCCTGAAACGTGTAGTCGGCGCTTACGTGATCCTCATCGTGGACCAGGACAATCCGGGTACGCTGCTGGCCGCCCGTAAGGGCAGTCCCCTCGTTATTGGCGTGGGTAAAGGCGAACACTTCCTGGCTTCCGACGCCTCGCCGATCGTGGAGTATACGAAAGAAGTCGTGTATGTAAACGACTACGAGATCGCCATCCTGCGGGCCGACGAACTTATACTCAAAAACATTTCCAACGAAGTTCAGACACCTTATATCCAGAAACTGGATATTGAACTGGCGGCCATTGAAAAAGGCGGCTACGATCACTTCATGCTGAAGGAGATATTTGAACAACCGCAAACAATATTCGACAGCCTTCGCGGCCGCCTCGATGCGAAACAGGGTACCCTTACCCTGGGTGGCATCCGCGGTGAGTACGAAGACATGCTGAAAAACGCGAAACGCATCATTATGGTTGCCTGTGGCACCTCCTGGCATGCAGGGCTGATAGCGGAATACGTGATCGAAGAGCTTTGCCGCATCCCTGTAGAAGTGGAGTACGCGTCGGAGTTCCGTTACCGTAATCCTGTAATCGGTGAAGGCGACGTGATCATCGCTATTTCCCAGAGCGGCGAAACGGCCGATACACTGGTAGCGATAGAGGCGGCTAAAAAGAAAGGTGCGATCATCCTCGGCGTTTGTAACGTAGTGGGATCTTCCATCGCCCGTTTGTCGCACGCAGGTGCATACACCCACGCAGGCCCCGAAATCGGCGTAGCCAGCACCAAGGCATTTACCGCGCAACTGGCTGTGCTGAACATGATCGCATTGAAGATCGCGAAAGACAGGGGTACGATTACCGACCAACGTTATCAATACCTGCTGAACGAACTCGACGCCATCTCCGACAAAGTAGCTACCGCATTGAAGCTGAGCGACTCCATCGCAGCAATCGCGGCAAAATATAAAGACGCCCGCGACTTCCTGTACCTGGGCCGTGGCTATAACTTCCCGGTGGCACTCGAAGGCGCCCTGAAGCTGAAAGAGATCTCTTACATTCACGCAGAAGGTTACCCGGCCGCGGAAATGAAACATGGTCCGATCGCGCTGGTAGACGAGCATTTGCCAGTTGTTTTCGTAGCGACAAAAGACAGCTATTACGAGAAGATTGTATCCAACATACAGGAAATTAAAGCAAGGAAGGGTAAAGTGATCGCCGTTGTAACGGAAGGCGACGAAACCATCCGCGGCCTGGCCGACGATGTGATCGTGGTGCCGGAAGCAGACGAGCTCGTAGCACCTATCTTATCCGTGATACCAATGCAATTGCTGGCCTATCATGTAGGCGTGCAAAAAGGTTATGACGTGGACAAACCACGCAACCTGGCAAAATCGGTAACCGTGGAATAA